A section of the Arabiibacter massiliensis genome encodes:
- a CDS encoding LicD family protein, with product MNTISLEETKSLQLDILLAFDEFCKKNELSYWLIYGTLLGAVRHEGFIPWDDDIDVVMPYGDYRRFIDIVNEMGTGGMMTQRYRVADYFIDSPIPYHQIFTKIYDTRTIATKSTLSRSLGFKEGIFIDVFALKGVPEDAETWKAQQEQLQYLADKVFYATESLANIGINHPRTLLKHATAKAASLRKPYREWIAAFKELESGLPDPHPSRKTVEAASSCYSMYAKGFVYPAAEWLPTLRVPFEGHDLPVPHCYDALLRTNYGNYMELPPEDKRKPSHTQDFIFCE from the coding sequence ATGAACACTATCAGCCTTGAAGAGACGAAATCACTCCAACTTGACATCCTTCTCGCTTTCGACGAGTTTTGTAAGAAAAACGAGCTTTCATATTGGTTGATTTATGGCACGCTCCTGGGAGCCGTCCGACACGAGGGGTTCATTCCTTGGGATGACGACATCGATGTCGTCATGCCTTACGGCGACTATCGCCGGTTCATCGACATAGTCAACGAGATGGGCACAGGCGGGATGATGACCCAACGCTACCGAGTCGCGGATTACTTCATCGACAGCCCGATTCCTTACCATCAGATTTTCACTAAGATATATGACACGCGGACGATCGCGACCAAGTCGACTCTATCCCGGTCGCTGGGTTTCAAAGAGGGAATTTTCATTGACGTGTTCGCCCTGAAAGGCGTGCCGGAAGACGCCGAGACATGGAAAGCGCAGCAGGAGCAGCTGCAATATCTCGCTGACAAGGTATTCTACGCAACTGAGTCTCTTGCCAACATAGGGATCAACCATCCAAGAACGCTGCTCAAGCATGCAACTGCAAAAGCCGCGTCGCTTAGAAAGCCCTACCGCGAGTGGATAGCAGCTTTCAAAGAGCTTGAGTCGGGGCTTCCCGATCCGCATCCCTCGAGGAAGACCGTTGAGGCCGCTTCTTCTTGTTACTCGATGTATGCGAAGGGCTTTGTATACCCGGCAGCAGAATGGCTGCCCACGCTTCGAGTTCCTTTCGAAGGGCACGACCTTCCCGTCCCCCACTGCTATGACGCGCTTCTCAGGACAAACTACGGCAATTACATGGAGCTTCCCCCGGAAGACAAGCGGAAGCCGAGCCACACGCAGGATTTCATTTTTTGTGAATAA
- a CDS encoding N-acetylmuramoyl-L-alanine amidase, translating into MNTSTRVGMLVRIMLSIALCTLALPLQAFGAEGAAGHEVEGQMLAEEASESVAYVYVDEAQVAAEALQNVAVILNDEAVTVLTASLQVEVSDSRIFAVEAETVSQNAVLFAFLPSAYDVRTGYCRIIGMDVTYSSGVDQRSIHIDLASDDVEPCGFEVVDFEVEGIGSLERMPEASEPLSSADATILTLGENGEMTEASSFQDAVDSAEAAAPASRFSFRSMSSSGASVVALDPGHGGYDSGATGYGLLEKDLNWKIANYCKSALEANGVSVCLTRSEDECPDLNERVERAVSHGAQLFVSIHNNSGGGTGAEVWYPNGSSWKYEETHVAGGNLADKILEKLSALGLHNRGKKVKDCTNDARYEDGSLEDYYTVIATSREYGIPGIIVEHAFIDRYEDAQKLSRESFLKSLGEADAAGILDSGILRKASLSVSPNGSCTEGDSVTVSVNANQTQGFKYNYCWMRTDLPAWQSWGHLQSGGGYASSPNITWTPPVKGNYVFWCDVIAPSGRTIKTDDVAYVVRPNYTLGQVQLSSSAVEYGMSIDVTANASGDVADLLYNYCWMRTDRPAWEKWGHIQTGDGFVPSSKISWEPPEPGTYSIWCDTVEPSGLTKTSASAKLTVRVGDYNVGKLSVSPSSIDLAGSTIRVSMPVSGATRGFKYNYCWMRTDLPKWEQWGHIQEGEYSTESTITWTPVSGGTYVLWCDAIDPAGKATKSDDVRVSVGATFAFDEFSLSASSIKSGQSVTAAATASGGSQGLLYNYCWMRTDLPSWQSWGHLQQGDDPVPASSVSWAPPAPGDYVVWCDVIDRATGESTKSSDVRLRVESNAPTLSSFSLSASSIKSGQSVTAAATASGGSQGLLYNYCWMRTDLPSWQSWGHLQQGDDPVPASSVSWAPPAPGDYVVWCDVIDRATGESTKSSDVRLRVENSPIMGATIASVDQMVRYYTGKGKAYPSSTYSRYGAPTLKDFCQLVYEEARTEGVRAEVLFCQAMHETGWLQFGNDVLAEQCNFGGLGAVGEGKGGNDFSSYGANGVRIGLRAQVQHLKAYASTEPLANDLVDVRFKYVERGSAPSVEQLSGKWASNAAYGISIAKLMVELAAT; encoded by the coding sequence ATGAATACCTCAACACGCGTCGGGATGCTTGTGCGCATAATGCTTTCAATTGCGCTTTGCACACTCGCCCTCCCTCTTCAGGCATTCGGCGCGGAAGGTGCCGCTGGTCATGAGGTTGAAGGTCAAATGTTGGCCGAAGAGGCGTCCGAGTCAGTTGCGTACGTCTATGTGGACGAGGCTCAGGTGGCTGCGGAGGCGCTACAGAACGTCGCGGTCATCCTGAATGACGAGGCCGTTACGGTGCTGACTGCCTCCTTGCAAGTGGAGGTTTCTGATTCGCGTATTTTCGCCGTAGAAGCCGAGACTGTGTCGCAGAACGCTGTTCTGTTCGCGTTCCTCCCAAGCGCTTACGATGTGCGCACGGGCTATTGCCGGATTATCGGCATGGATGTGACGTACAGCTCCGGAGTGGATCAGCGTTCGATTCATATCGACCTTGCCTCCGATGACGTGGAGCCGTGTGGCTTTGAGGTCGTCGACTTTGAAGTTGAGGGTATCGGATCGCTCGAGAGGATGCCTGAGGCGTCAGAGCCGCTGTCGAGCGCCGACGCCACCATCCTCACTTTAGGGGAAAATGGCGAGATGACTGAGGCATCGAGCTTCCAAGACGCCGTGGATTCGGCAGAAGCCGCCGCCCCCGCCTCCCGCTTTTCCTTCAGAAGCATGTCGTCGTCCGGCGCATCCGTCGTGGCGCTGGACCCTGGGCATGGCGGATACGATTCTGGAGCGACGGGGTATGGCCTCTTGGAAAAGGACCTGAATTGGAAAATCGCGAATTACTGCAAGAGTGCGCTTGAAGCGAATGGGGTATCTGTTTGCTTGACGCGATCGGAAGACGAGTGTCCGGATTTGAATGAACGAGTTGAACGGGCTGTCTCTCATGGGGCGCAGTTATTTGTCAGCATTCACAACAATTCTGGCGGGGGGACGGGCGCAGAGGTCTGGTATCCGAACGGGAGCAGCTGGAAGTACGAGGAGACCCATGTTGCTGGCGGGAACCTTGCGGATAAGATCCTTGAAAAGCTTTCTGCCCTGGGGCTGCATAACCGTGGCAAGAAAGTGAAGGATTGTACGAACGACGCCAGATACGAGGATGGATCCCTGGAGGACTATTATACGGTTATAGCCACTTCTCGCGAATACGGCATCCCGGGGATAATCGTCGAGCATGCGTTCATTGACCGCTATGAAGACGCCCAGAAACTAAGCAGAGAGTCGTTCTTGAAGAGTTTGGGCGAAGCGGATGCTGCTGGGATTTTGGATTCTGGGATACTTCGAAAGGCGAGTCTTTCCGTCTCGCCGAACGGCTCCTGTACAGAAGGGGATTCCGTCACCGTTTCTGTCAATGCTAATCAAACGCAAGGGTTCAAGTACAATTACTGTTGGATGCGCACCGACCTGCCTGCCTGGCAGAGCTGGGGTCATTTGCAATCGGGGGGCGGCTACGCTTCCTCCCCGAACATTACGTGGACGCCTCCTGTAAAGGGGAACTACGTTTTCTGGTGCGATGTGATTGCCCCCTCGGGTCGTACAATCAAGACGGACGATGTGGCTTATGTCGTTCGGCCGAATTACACACTCGGCCAGGTGCAATTGTCCTCCTCTGCTGTTGAGTACGGCATGTCTATCGATGTGACGGCAAACGCAAGCGGTGACGTCGCCGATCTTCTCTACAACTACTGCTGGATGCGCACTGACCGGCCTGCTTGGGAGAAATGGGGTCACATTCAGACAGGAGACGGCTTCGTCCCGTCGTCAAAGATTTCTTGGGAGCCCCCCGAGCCGGGCACTTATTCGATCTGGTGCGATACCGTCGAGCCGTCGGGATTGACGAAAACGAGCGCCTCGGCGAAGCTTACGGTTAGAGTTGGAGATTACAACGTCGGCAAACTTTCCGTTTCGCCGAGTTCTATCGATCTTGCCGGATCTACCATACGGGTCTCCATGCCTGTGTCCGGTGCTACGAGAGGATTCAAGTACAACTACTGCTGGATGCGTACCGACCTGCCGAAATGGGAGCAATGGGGGCATATCCAAGAGGGGGAGTACTCGACGGAATCTACGATCACGTGGACTCCCGTATCTGGTGGCACGTATGTTCTGTGGTGCGATGCTATTGACCCTGCCGGAAAAGCGACGAAATCTGACGATGTGCGCGTATCTGTGGGCGCAACGTTCGCGTTCGACGAGTTCTCCCTGTCAGCCTCGTCGATCAAGTCCGGCCAGTCCGTGACGGCCGCGGCCACGGCTTCCGGCGGTTCGCAGGGGCTCCTGTACAACTACTGCTGGATGCGCACGGACCTGCCCTCGTGGCAGAGCTGGGGCCACCTCCAGCAGGGCGACGACCCCGTCCCGGCCTCGAGCGTGTCGTGGGCGCCGCCGGCCCCCGGCGACTACGTCGTGTGGTGCGACGTCATCGACCGTGCGACGGGCGAGAGCACCAAGTCATCCGACGTGAGGCTTCGGGTGGAGAGCAACGCCCCGACCCTCTCGTCGTTCTCCCTGTCGGCCTCGTCGATCAAGTCCGGCCAGTCCGTGACGGCCGCGGCCACGGCTTCCGGCGGTTCGCAGGGGCTCCTGTACAACTACTGCTGGATGCGCACGGACCTGCCCTCGTGGCAGAGCTGGGGCCACCTCCAGCAGGGCGACGACCCCGTCCCGGCCTCGAGCGTGTCGTGGGCGCCGCCGGCCCCCGGCGACTACGTCGTGTGGTGCGACGTCATCGACCGTGCGACGGGCGAGAGCACCAAGTCATCCGACGTGAGGCTTCGGGTGGAGAACTCACCCATAATGGGAGCGACGATCGCCTCCGTTGACCAGATGGTACGTTATTACACCGGGAAGGGTAAAGCGTACCCGTCGTCGACGTACTCGCGCTACGGCGCACCCACGCTGAAAGATTTCTGTCAACTGGTGTACGAAGAGGCAAGGACTGAGGGAGTTCGAGCGGAGGTGCTGTTTTGTCAGGCTATGCATGAGACCGGGTGGCTCCAATTCGGGAATGATGTCTTGGCCGAGCAGTGCAATTTCGGAGGGCTGGGCGCAGTAGGTGAAGGAAAAGGTGGGAACGACTTCTCCTCCTACGGCGCAAACGGCGTCCGCATCGGTCTAAGGGCGCAGGTTCAGCATTTGAAAGCCTATGCATCCACGGAACCGCTCGCTAACGATCTCGTCGACGTCCGCTTCAAATACGTTGAACGCGGGAGTGCGCCTTCCGTTGAGCAGCTGTCAGGCAAATGGGCCAGCAATGCTGCCTACGGCATAAGTATCGCCAAGCTTATGGTGGAACTCGCAGCAACCTAG
- the tagD gene encoding glycerol-3-phosphate cytidylyltransferase, producing MRRVITYGTFDLLHYGHINLLRRAKEFGDYLIVALSTDEFNWSEKQKKCYFPYEKRKMLLESIRYVDLVIPECSWDQKRTDIHEYHVDTFVMGDDWKGKFDFLSEEGCEVKYLSRTPEISTTRIKEDLNA from the coding sequence ATGAGAAGAGTAATTACATACGGAACTTTCGACTTGCTACACTACGGCCACATAAATCTTCTTCGCAGGGCCAAGGAGTTTGGCGATTATTTGATCGTCGCATTGTCCACCGACGAGTTTAACTGGAGCGAAAAGCAGAAGAAATGCTACTTCCCCTACGAGAAAAGGAAGATGCTCCTCGAATCCATCCGCTATGTCGATCTCGTCATACCCGAATGCTCATGGGATCAAAAAAGAACCGACATCCACGAGTATCACGTTGATACGTTCGTTATGGGCGATGACTGGAAAGGGAAATTTGACTTTCTAAGCGAAGAAGGGTGCGAGGTAAAATACCTTTCTCGCACCCCCGAGATCTCAACAACGCGGATTAAAGAGGATCTCAATGCTTAA
- a CDS encoding acyltransferase has translation MVDKRMPRQSGLELLRILSMLAIVLSHFSVHGPWTATTDPSMRFVLDAMQLGSRAGVACFIMLTGYFQVSSSFKIRSLLRLLLEVWLYSFTILAVVLLLDYHAVDSSDIIGSVFPILTASSWFVLVYVIIYALSPFLNKLARALSRDAYRVFLGVAFFFLSISKTLFDTPWISYPVTWLLYCYFLAAYFRLHPLSLTTKSIAGVLVLSVLALFAPVILSGLLPSWLFESRGWGLQVVCLLAGLFAAGYAGLRFFKHAINMRIALVVFVVLCVLSLCMAGFRNGTLQGQGTYFMEMWMLPDAVFSAAAFLLFSRLNLGCHPAINAVARTVFGVYLIHDNPLVRERLWEALSFVQPQSAARLLLVGIGVAVCVFVMCSLVDAARARFLEKPFMTTLDKGGVSRMLDGVDKVMNQ, from the coding sequence ATGGTGGATAAGCGGATGCCTCGGCAGTCGGGGCTTGAGCTACTGAGAATCTTGAGTATGCTTGCCATCGTTCTTTCTCATTTTTCGGTACATGGGCCTTGGACGGCTACGACAGATCCTTCGATGCGGTTCGTCCTTGATGCAATGCAGCTGGGTTCGCGTGCGGGCGTGGCTTGCTTCATCATGCTGACGGGTTACTTCCAAGTTTCCTCGTCGTTTAAAATCCGCTCGCTTCTGCGACTCCTCCTCGAAGTATGGCTCTATTCTTTCACCATCTTGGCGGTGGTTTTGCTGCTGGATTATCATGCAGTTGACTCGTCCGATATAATCGGTTCGGTGTTCCCTATTCTGACGGCCTCCTCGTGGTTCGTTCTTGTCTACGTGATCATTTACGCCCTCTCTCCTTTTCTCAATAAATTGGCAAGGGCGCTTTCTCGCGATGCGTATCGAGTATTCCTCGGGGTAGCGTTCTTCTTCCTCTCAATCTCCAAGACGCTGTTTGATACGCCTTGGATATCCTACCCCGTCACATGGCTGCTTTATTGCTATTTTCTTGCGGCATACTTTCGACTCCACCCGCTTTCTCTCACGACGAAGTCTATAGCGGGTGTGCTCGTCCTCTCGGTTCTCGCTCTTTTTGCGCCAGTTATTCTTTCGGGCCTTTTGCCGTCGTGGCTGTTCGAGTCTCGGGGATGGGGGCTGCAGGTGGTCTGTCTACTGGCAGGTCTCTTCGCCGCGGGCTATGCAGGCTTGCGGTTCTTTAAGCATGCGATTAATATGCGGATTGCACTCGTCGTATTCGTGGTTTTATGCGTTTTATCCCTTTGCATGGCAGGATTTCGGAATGGAACGCTTCAAGGCCAAGGCACATACTTCATGGAGATGTGGATGCTTCCTGATGCTGTGTTCTCGGCAGCGGCGTTCCTGCTGTTCTCTCGATTGAATCTAGGGTGTCATCCCGCCATCAACGCTGTGGCACGGACGGTCTTCGGGGTCTACCTCATCCATGACAACCCACTTGTTAGAGAGCGTCTGTGGGAAGCGCTTTCCTTTGTGCAGCCGCAGAGTGCCGCACGTTTACTGTTGGTGGGTATTGGGGTGGCTGTCTGCGTGTTCGTCATGTGCTCTCTCGTCGATGCGGCTCGAGCGCGTTTCTTGGAAAAGCCTTTCATGACGACTCTAGACAAGGGCGGGGTCTCCCGTATGCTTGACGGCGTCGACAAGGTGATGAACCAATGA
- a CDS encoding sugar transferase: protein MYAHFIKRVLDLVIGILVMPLLLLLVIVIAPCIYFEDKGPVFYNAPRVGKNGRQFKMFKFRSMKVNAPDLTMPDGSTYNGPDDPRMTKVGAFLRKTSLDEMPQFLNVVIGNMSVIGPRPDLERETLLYEGDEGEKLLVKPGITGYAAAYGRNSLPWHERLAMDVHYVHNVSFAFDVKIFFKTIATVFKQEGVYVESEQD, encoded by the coding sequence ATGTACGCCCACTTCATCAAGCGCGTCCTCGACCTTGTCATCGGCATTCTCGTGATGCCGCTGCTGCTCCTGCTCGTCATCGTCATCGCGCCATGCATCTACTTCGAGGACAAGGGGCCTGTGTTCTACAACGCCCCACGCGTCGGCAAGAACGGCCGGCAGTTCAAGATGTTCAAGTTCCGCTCGATGAAGGTGAACGCGCCCGACCTCACCATGCCCGACGGGTCAACCTACAACGGCCCGGACGATCCGCGCATGACGAAGGTCGGGGCATTCCTGCGCAAGACGAGCCTCGACGAGATGCCCCAGTTCCTGAACGTGGTCATCGGCAACATGAGCGTGATAGGCCCCCGGCCCGACCTCGAGCGCGAGACGCTGCTCTACGAGGGCGACGAGGGCGAGAAGCTGCTCGTGAAGCCCGGCATCACCGGCTACGCCGCCGCCTACGGCCGCAACTCGCTGCCTTGGCACGAGCGCCTGGCCATGGACGTGCATTACGTGCACAACGTGAGCTTCGCGTTCGACGTCAAGATCTTCTTCAAGACCATCGCCACCGTGTTCAAGCAGGAAGGCGTGTACGTGGAAAGCGAGCAGGACTAG
- a CDS encoding DegT/DnrJ/EryC1/StrS family aminotransferase has product MQNRHIAFSPPDVGEDEIEAIAEALRSGWITTGPKTKQLERELKEFTGADGFACLNSATAALECCLRALGIGPGDEVITSAYTYTASCSPICHVGATPVLCDTAPDSFEMDYEALAGLVTERTKAVIPVDLGGRMCDYDRLFAALDSAKSLWTPANELQERFERVIVISDSAHSLGASFHGRPCGSVADFSTFSFHAVKNFTTAEGGGLAWRDAGFDSDAFYREIMLLSLHGQTKDALSKNKVGAWEYDVMYPGWKCNMTDIQAAMGLAQLKRYPSMLSRRREMIERYEAGLAELDVSTLAHYDEGNASSGHLMLVHLNGRDETFRNAVIEHMALAGVATNVHYKPLPLLTAYRDLGFDIADFPNAYEQYRGEITLPLHTLLSDDDIDYVVEALKRAYADVAERA; this is encoded by the coding sequence ATGCAGAATCGCCATATCGCCTTCTCCCCTCCCGATGTGGGGGAAGATGAGATCGAAGCCATCGCCGAGGCGCTGCGCAGCGGCTGGATCACCACCGGCCCGAAGACCAAGCAGCTCGAGCGCGAGCTCAAGGAGTTCACCGGCGCCGACGGCTTCGCCTGCCTGAACTCCGCTACCGCAGCGCTTGAGTGCTGTCTGCGCGCGCTCGGCATAGGGCCGGGCGACGAGGTCATCACCTCAGCCTACACCTACACCGCCAGCTGCTCGCCCATCTGCCACGTCGGTGCGACGCCGGTGCTCTGCGACACGGCTCCCGACTCCTTCGAGATGGACTACGAAGCGCTTGCCGGCCTCGTCACCGAGCGCACGAAAGCCGTCATCCCCGTCGACCTGGGCGGGCGCATGTGCGACTATGACCGGTTGTTCGCCGCGCTCGACAGCGCGAAGAGCCTCTGGACGCCTGCCAATGAGCTGCAGGAGCGCTTCGAGCGCGTCATCGTCATCTCCGACTCCGCGCATTCCCTCGGCGCCTCGTTCCACGGCCGCCCGTGCGGATCGGTCGCCGACTTCTCCACATTCTCGTTCCACGCCGTGAAGAACTTCACCACGGCCGAGGGCGGCGGGCTCGCCTGGCGCGACGCCGGCTTCGACTCCGATGCGTTCTACCGCGAGATCATGCTCTTGAGCCTGCACGGCCAGACGAAGGACGCGCTTTCCAAGAACAAGGTGGGCGCGTGGGAGTACGACGTCATGTACCCCGGCTGGAAGTGCAACATGACCGACATCCAGGCGGCCATGGGCCTCGCCCAGCTCAAGCGCTATCCGAGCATGCTCTCGCGGCGTCGCGAGATGATCGAGCGCTACGAAGCGGGCCTCGCCGAGCTCGACGTGTCGACGCTCGCCCACTACGACGAGGGCAACGCCTCTTCGGGGCACCTCATGCTCGTGCACCTGAACGGCAGGGACGAGACGTTCCGCAACGCCGTCATCGAGCACATGGCGCTCGCGGGAGTTGCCACGAACGTGCACTACAAGCCGCTGCCGCTGCTCACCGCCTATCGCGACCTCGGCTTCGACATCGCGGACTTCCCGAACGCCTACGAGCAGTACCGCGGCGAGATCACGCTGCCCTTGCACACGCTGCTTTCCGACGACGACATCGACTACGTCGTGGAGGCGCTCAAGCGCGCCTATGCCGACGTGGCCGAGCGGGCCTGA
- a CDS encoding Hpt domain-containing protein: protein MAAEHIDTTTSRVIDYDEAMERFCGNRALYERLALKFLDDPHFEALENALAEGHLDEAHRAAHSLKGVSGNLSFYDLFQAACVISDSLRDGDAATAKEAMPRAREAYAAVMEAVKGLRG, encoded by the coding sequence ATGGCCGCTGAGCACATCGATACGACGACGAGCAGGGTCATCGACTACGACGAGGCCATGGAGCGCTTCTGCGGGAACAGGGCCCTCTACGAGCGGCTCGCCCTCAAGTTCCTCGACGACCCGCATTTCGAGGCGCTCGAGAACGCCTTGGCCGAAGGGCACCTCGACGAGGCCCATCGCGCCGCCCATTCGCTCAAGGGCGTCTCCGGCAACCTGTCGTTTTACGACCTCTTCCAAGCCGCCTGCGTCATCTCCGACTCGCTGCGCGACGGGGACGCGGCCACCGCGAAGGAAGCCATGCCCCGAGCGCGCGAGGCCTACGCCGCCGTGATGGAGGCGGTGAAGGGGTTGCGGGGGTAA
- a CDS encoding universal stress protein, producing MKFSNILVPFDKSEHAQHALALARGMAEEDPAIKLHVIDVIYISEIPPATGLDANPYESAPSLVIDPETYAKLVEGAEAREKASMEEAIGGALDGLANEATIAVVNEPSVVDGITGYARDHGCDLIVMGSRGLGVLRGMLGSVSYGVLRSAEIPVLVAKTPEE from the coding sequence ATGAAGTTCTCTAACATTCTGGTTCCGTTCGACAAGTCCGAGCACGCCCAGCACGCGCTCGCCCTCGCGCGCGGCATGGCCGAGGAGGATCCTGCCATCAAGCTGCACGTCATCGACGTGATCTACATTTCCGAGATCCCGCCCGCGACCGGCCTCGACGCGAACCCCTACGAGAGCGCCCCGTCGCTCGTCATCGATCCGGAAACCTACGCCAAGCTCGTCGAGGGCGCCGAAGCGCGCGAGAAGGCTTCCATGGAGGAGGCCATCGGCGGCGCACTCGACGGCCTTGCCAACGAGGCGACCATCGCCGTGGTGAACGAGCCCTCCGTCGTGGACGGCATCACGGGCTACGCGCGCGATCACGGCTGCGACCTCATCGTGATGGGCTCGCGCGGCCTAGGCGTGCTGCGCGGGATGCTCGGCAGCGTGAGCTACGGCGTGCTGCGCTCGGCCGAGATCCCGGTGCTCGTGGCCAAGACCCCCGAGGAGTAG
- a CDS encoding glutamine synthetase family protein produces the protein MTANPDQDFVLKTVKSRDVHFVRFWFTDVLGAMKSFAVVPGELEDALADGMGFDGSCIEGFCRTQESDMLAYPDASTFQVLPWRPEANAVARMFCEIRTPEGRPFEGDPRHVLARTVEKAQEMGYVFNVGPELEFYYFKGPEGTDVLDRGGYFDLTSLDYASDLRRDTVLTLEKMGIPVEYSHHEMGPSQHEIDLRFTDALSMADAVMTYKLVVKEIAMKHGVYASFMPKPLASEPGSGMHVHQSLFDLDGRNAFFDPGDPLGYNLSSVAKHYIAGILKYAPEFCAVTNQYVNSYKRLVAGGEAPTYLSWASRNRSTLVRIPGYRPNREDACRIELRSPDPAANPYLAFAAMLAAGLRGIEDELELQPPAEDQDLFSLSRQDLRRQGVQTLPESLGEAVELFASSELMRETLGEHIHDYLVQAKRAEWNDYQCSVSEWERDRYLAVL, from the coding sequence ATGACCGCGAACCCCGACCAGGATTTCGTCCTCAAAACCGTCAAGAGCCGCGATGTGCATTTCGTCCGCTTCTGGTTCACCGATGTGCTCGGCGCCATGAAGTCGTTCGCCGTCGTTCCCGGCGAGCTGGAAGACGCGCTCGCCGACGGCATGGGCTTCGACGGCAGCTGCATCGAGGGCTTCTGCCGCACGCAGGAATCCGACATGCTGGCCTACCCGGACGCCTCCACGTTCCAGGTGCTGCCGTGGCGCCCCGAGGCCAACGCGGTCGCGCGCATGTTCTGCGAGATCCGCACGCCCGAGGGGCGGCCCTTCGAGGGCGACCCGCGCCACGTGCTCGCGCGCACGGTGGAGAAGGCCCAGGAGATGGGCTACGTGTTCAACGTGGGCCCGGAGCTGGAGTTCTACTACTTCAAGGGGCCCGAGGGCACAGACGTGCTCGATCGCGGCGGCTACTTCGACCTCACGAGCCTCGACTACGCAAGCGACCTGCGTCGCGACACGGTGCTCACGCTGGAGAAGATGGGCATCCCCGTGGAGTACAGCCACCACGAGATGGGCCCCTCGCAGCACGAGATAGACCTGCGCTTCACCGACGCGCTGTCCATGGCCGACGCCGTGATGACGTACAAGCTGGTGGTGAAGGAGATCGCCATGAAGCACGGCGTGTACGCCTCCTTCATGCCCAAGCCCCTGGCCAGCGAGCCCGGCAGCGGCATGCACGTGCACCAGAGCCTGTTCGACCTCGACGGCAGAAACGCGTTCTTCGATCCGGGCGACCCGCTCGGCTACAACCTGTCGAGCGTGGCGAAGCACTACATCGCCGGCATCCTCAAGTACGCGCCCGAGTTCTGCGCCGTGACGAACCAGTACGTGAACTCCTACAAGCGCCTGGTCGCCGGCGGCGAGGCCCCCACGTACCTGTCGTGGGCGAGCCGCAACCGCTCCACGCTCGTGCGCATTCCGGGCTATCGGCCCAATCGCGAGGATGCCTGCCGCATCGAGCTGCGCAGCCCCGACCCGGCCGCGAACCCCTACCTCGCCTTCGCCGCGATGCTCGCCGCCGGGCTCAGGGGCATCGAGGACGAGCTGGAGCTCCAGCCGCCCGCCGAGGACCAGGACCTGTTCTCGCTCTCGCGTCAGGACCTGCGCCGCCAGGGCGTGCAGACGCTTCCCGAGAGCCTGGGCGAGGCGGTGGAGCTGTTCGCCTCCTCCGAGCTCATGCGCGAGACGCTGGGGGAGCACATCCACGACTACCTCGTCCAGGCGAAGCGCGCGGAATGGAACGACTACCAGTGCTCCGTGTCCGAGTGGGAGCGCGACCGCTACCTCGCGGTGCTCTGA
- a CDS encoding winged helix family transcriptional regulator codes for MQRKLVIFVADSLDNAHKFQQVLAGLDVDVAAGSSLQFKKLLALHPAHDLVVYEARGDALANVAQVEAALAEDGSCPLLVIVERGQLGEFRLPVQVKSDFVVHGASPDECAARIRHLLWPGNESSTSDILAVDDMTVNLATYQVDVAGEPLDLTYLEYALLAFLVTHPGRTYSRDALLRRVWGFDYYGGSRTVDVHVRRVRAKLGPDLAQHLETVRGVGYLWSA; via the coding sequence ATGCAGCGCAAGCTCGTCATATTCGTGGCCGACAGCCTGGACAACGCCCACAAGTTCCAGCAGGTGCTCGCGGGCCTGGATGTGGACGTGGCGGCGGGGTCGTCGCTGCAGTTCAAGAAGCTGCTGGCCCTGCATCCCGCGCACGACCTCGTCGTCTACGAGGCGCGCGGGGACGCGCTCGCCAACGTCGCGCAGGTGGAGGCGGCGCTCGCCGAGGACGGGTCGTGCCCGCTGCTCGTCATCGTGGAGCGGGGGCAGCTTGGCGAGTTCCGCCTTCCGGTGCAGGTGAAAAGCGATTTCGTCGTGCACGGCGCGTCGCCGGACGAGTGCGCGGCGCGCATCCGGCACCTTCTGTGGCCGGGCAACGAGAGCTCGACCTCCGACATCCTCGCCGTGGACGACATGACCGTGAACCTGGCCACCTATCAGGTGGACGTCGCAGGCGAGCCGCTCGACCTCACGTATTTGGAATACGCGCTGCTGGCCTTCCTGGTGACGCACCCGGGGCGGACGTATTCCCGCGACGCGCTGCTGAGGCGCGTCTGGGGCTTCGACTACTACGGCGGCTCGCGCACCGTGGACGTGCACGTGCGCCGCGTGCGCGCCAAGCTCGGTCCCGACCTCGCCCAGCACCTAGAGACGGTGCGCGGGGTGGGGTATCTCTGGAGCGCGTAA